A single window of Zootoca vivipara chromosome 17, rZooViv1.1, whole genome shotgun sequence DNA harbors:
- the LOC132591377 gene encoding atherin-like — protein MAPPAQCCRHGLAAAYHLETGPSSPDFPSRCLDPQDRPHHHEPRRAPHLPPVPLTRRAARRGAVAPPPYTRPRRLSQAKAASSARDVARPVPAAADARRPRAAFLAAVRACSSSPMARRRAAVSCAPETRARPGLLCAQKQAAAGGRPGSEEAHDGHMVARPGAPPPSPPPPSPPSPAPLASPETRRHASRCAAADAAAAEAAALPAAAVEAAAAAAVSLARSVARSGVTCWLRSSSPTGRPQDGGEGETRPRREGAREA, from the coding sequence ATGGCCCCTCCAGCTCAGTGCTGCAGACACGGGCTGGCAGCTGCTTACCACTTGGAAACAGGACCGAGCTCCCCAGATTTCCCCTCCCGCTGCCTGGATCCCCAAGATCGTCCCCACCACCACGAGCCTCGCCGGGCCCCTCACCTACCGCCGGTGCCGCTGACTCGCCGGGCCGCCCGTCGAGGCGCCGTCGCTCCGCCGCCCTACACGCGCCCCCGGCGGCTCAGCCAGGCCAAGGCGGCCAGCAGCGCCAGGGACGTGGCCAGGCCGGTGCCGGCGGCGGCGGACGCCCGGCGGCCCCGCGCCGCCTTCCTGGCCGCCGTCCGCGCTTGCAGCTCATCGCCGATGGCCCGCAGGCGCgccgccgtgagctgcgccccgGAGACGCGCGCCCGGCCCGGGCTGCTCTGCGCGCAGAAGCAGGCGGCGGCCGGAGGGCGGCCGGGCAGCGAGGAGGCGCACGACGGGCACATGGTGGCCAGGCCCGGCGCCCCGCCGCCCTCGCCTCCGCCGCCCTCGCCGCCCAGCCCAGCGCCGCTCGCCAGCCCCGAGACGCGCCGCCACGCCAGCCGATGTGCCGCCGCtgatgccgccgccgccgaggcTGCTGCtcttcccgctgctgctgttgagGCTGCTGCCGCCGCGGCTGTCAGTCTGGCGCGGAGCGTGGCGCGCTCGGGCGTCACATGCTGGCTGAGATCATCCTCCCCGACGGGGCGGCCGCAAGACGGCGGCGAGGGAGAGACGCGGccgaggagggagggagcgagggaggcTTAA